In Thioclava sp. GXIMD2076, one DNA window encodes the following:
- a CDS encoding HK97-gp10 family putative phage morphogenesis protein, whose translation MAQLSPRLTAKLKRIPAVAVDAAREAMEEGADVIAAEMRKLAPKGATGQLALSIGWTWGDLPAGTFMIDEVRSGGNKGDQYATLRLRFYAGSREAFYARFQEFGTRDMPAQPFFYPAWRAKRAEFRRLIRKRVRDAIKKEFSRG comes from the coding sequence GTGGCCCAGCTTTCACCCCGTCTCACTGCTAAACTCAAGCGCATTCCGGCTGTTGCTGTCGATGCGGCCCGCGAGGCGATGGAAGAGGGCGCGGATGTTATCGCCGCGGAGATGCGCAAGCTTGCACCGAAAGGCGCAACGGGCCAGTTGGCCCTGTCGATCGGCTGGACATGGGGCGATCTACCCGCGGGCACATTCATGATCGATGAGGTCCGTAGCGGCGGCAACAAAGGTGATCAGTATGCCACGCTACGGCTCAGGTTCTATGCCGGATCTCGGGAGGCCTTCTACGCTAGATTTCAGGAATTCGGAACGCGGGACATGCCCGCCCAGCCCTTTTTCTATCCTGCATGGCGGGCCAAGCGCGCGGAGTTCCGGCGCCTGATAAGAAAGAGGGTCAGAGACGCCATCAAGAAGGAATTTTCCCGTGGCTAA
- a CDS encoding DUF3168 domain-containing protein, which translates to MSAAVALQDAIYAALVADPGLSAQVAGRVYDNAPSSVEYPHITFGPSQEISDDVECIAGELHAIQIDVWTQESSSKRGNKLLCKLVKAALHEAELMLDEPYAMSSLRVADVKYMGDPRTDVAHGVISIEARTEG; encoded by the coding sequence ATGAGCGCAGCAGTAGCCTTGCAAGACGCGATCTATGCCGCGCTCGTGGCTGATCCGGGGCTTTCTGCCCAAGTGGCTGGTCGGGTCTATGACAATGCGCCTTCGAGCGTGGAATATCCCCACATCACGTTTGGGCCCTCGCAAGAGATCTCCGATGATGTCGAGTGCATTGCGGGGGAGCTGCACGCCATCCAGATTGATGTGTGGACGCAGGAAAGTAGCTCAAAACGTGGCAACAAGTTGCTGTGCAAGCTCGTCAAGGCAGCGCTGCACGAGGCAGAGCTGATGCTGGACGAGCCCTATGCAATGAGCTCTTTGCGCGTCGCCGACGTGAAGTACATGGGCGACCCTAGAACAGATGTGGCTCATGGTGTGATCAGCATCGAGGCGCGAACCGAGGGATAG
- a CDS encoding head-tail adaptor protein, translating to MLSQKLPHRVTFGEMVETKGAGGVVSRDFVKRHECAAKMIYARGNETVEAARLEGRAIYKVKVISCMAARSVTSDWRMRDARSGEEYAIIEVDKVTDPEWVYVVVEQGNET from the coding sequence ATGCTTTCTCAAAAACTGCCGCACCGCGTCACGTTCGGCGAAATGGTCGAGACCAAGGGCGCTGGCGGGGTTGTCTCGCGCGATTTCGTCAAGCGGCATGAGTGTGCAGCCAAGATGATCTACGCGCGGGGTAACGAGACGGTTGAGGCCGCGCGGCTGGAAGGTCGCGCAATCTACAAGGTCAAAGTCATCTCGTGCATGGCCGCGCGATCGGTCACTTCCGATTGGCGGATGCGAGATGCGCGGTCAGGCGAAGAGTATGCCATCATCGAGGTTGATAAGGTCACCGACCCTGAATGGGTCTATGTCGTTGTCGAGCAGGGGAATGAGACCTGA
- a CDS encoding head-tail connector protein, with translation MSVDLADVKSFCQIDFTDRDVEIQGHLSTALTFVADYLRRDMDADYPDGWPDPCKQSVRLLVWHWLFGKAEADVGMPPTVKSLLAQYRDLS, from the coding sequence ATGAGCGTTGACCTGGCGGACGTGAAAAGCTTCTGCCAGATCGATTTCACCGATCGGGATGTCGAAATACAGGGGCATTTGTCTACCGCCCTGACGTTCGTCGCAGACTATCTGCGGCGGGATATGGATGCAGACTATCCAGACGGTTGGCCCGACCCATGCAAGCAGTCGGTGCGACTTCTGGTTTGGCACTGGCTGTTTGGAAAAGCTGAGGCCGATGTTGGCATGCCGCCCACGGTGAAATCGCTTCTGGCGCAATATCGGGATTTGAGTTGA
- a CDS encoding phage major capsid protein, with product MPLAVISAGMNVVPAAVIGGVMGDAGDVSRQLSEIKMALDKSTDEVKQTAEKAVKMAERNGTLTDELKNDSDRMLKNFNELTQKQTDLIGKLEQLETKNRDLEQELSSRGGRGNGAPQSFGQMVAGHDAIKQFVAAGASGRTTFQVKNAITTVGGSGGGLIFPTPETSPVRMPRRTLSVVDLITRGRTDANLVPYTKQTTRANGAAPTAEGTAAPESSYGWTKAEAPVRKIAHVTHISEEAMADAAMLETELDSEMRYGLDLALENQIVAGDGTGENLNGLRTQATAFSSPAGITIEAQTRIDVLRLGLLQLTLADYAADGLLLHDLDWTAIETIKDTAGRYVFGNPATGTLPRLWSLDVSTTRAQSAGEWMAGNFMMAATYYDRSDVEILISSEHDQNFVEGMLTMKGTRRGTLAVKRPGALVKGTFGV from the coding sequence ATGCCCCTCGCCGTTATCTCGGCGGGGATGAACGTCGTGCCCGCAGCCGTGATTGGTGGGGTGATGGGGGACGCGGGCGACGTGTCGCGCCAACTCTCCGAAATCAAGATGGCTCTGGATAAGAGCACTGACGAGGTCAAGCAGACCGCCGAGAAGGCGGTCAAGATGGCCGAACGCAATGGCACCCTGACCGACGAGTTGAAAAACGACTCGGACCGGATGCTCAAGAACTTCAACGAGCTTACCCAGAAGCAGACCGATCTGATCGGGAAGCTCGAACAGCTTGAGACCAAGAACCGCGACCTCGAGCAGGAACTGTCTTCGCGCGGTGGGCGCGGAAACGGGGCCCCGCAGTCGTTTGGCCAGATGGTTGCCGGTCATGACGCAATCAAGCAGTTCGTGGCCGCTGGCGCATCGGGTCGCACCACGTTCCAGGTGAAGAATGCGATCACCACCGTGGGTGGCTCGGGTGGTGGGCTGATCTTCCCGACGCCGGAAACCAGTCCTGTGCGCATGCCGCGCCGGACGCTGTCGGTCGTGGACCTGATCACGCGCGGGCGCACGGATGCCAATCTGGTGCCCTATACCAAGCAAACGACCCGCGCCAATGGCGCGGCGCCGACTGCGGAGGGCACTGCCGCGCCGGAATCGTCCTACGGCTGGACCAAGGCAGAAGCTCCCGTGCGCAAAATCGCCCATGTCACCCACATCTCGGAAGAAGCGATGGCTGATGCGGCGATGCTCGAAACCGAGCTCGACAGCGAAATGCGCTACGGCCTCGATCTGGCCTTGGAAAACCAGATCGTCGCGGGCGATGGTACCGGCGAGAACCTGAATGGTCTGCGCACCCAAGCGACCGCTTTCTCTAGCCCGGCCGGCATCACGATCGAGGCGCAAACGCGGATCGATGTTCTTCGCCTTGGCCTGTTGCAACTGACGCTTGCCGACTATGCGGCGGACGGCCTGCTTCTGCACGATCTCGATTGGACGGCCATTGAGACGATCAAAGACACAGCTGGCCGCTATGTCTTCGGTAATCCCGCGACCGGCACCCTCCCGCGCCTGTGGTCCTTGGATGTGTCGACCACGCGCGCGCAGTCTGCGGGCGAATGGATGGCTGGCAACTTCATGATGGCCGCGACCTACTATGATCGTTCCGATGTCGAGATCCTGATTTCGTCCGAGCATGATCAGAACTTCGTCGAGGGGATGCTGACCATGAAGGGCACCCGTCGCGGCACTCTGGCGGTCAAGCGCCCCGGCGCATTGGTCAAAGGCACCTTCGGGGTCTGA
- a CDS encoding head maturation protease, ClpP-related, which produces MATQIPDLALKRWNPDVRASGESDATISILEQIGEDYWGEGVTSRRVSAALRAIGERDVTVTINSPGGNYFEGLSIYNILREHKGHVTVKIVGIAASAASVIAMAGDTIKIARAGFLMIHNAAVLDFGDQHAKREVADWLEPFDATAADIYHARTGIEVTEVREMLNRETWIGGKDAVDQGFADDFLDADEISASVVENSGGAALKAERRLRQILQKQGVSRSEERQLLASLKGGKSGAAPSGMQDAAVSQALSGFLSTLKS; this is translated from the coding sequence ATGGCGACGCAGATCCCTGATCTGGCATTGAAGCGCTGGAACCCGGACGTTCGCGCCTCGGGTGAGAGCGATGCGACGATCTCCATTCTGGAACAGATTGGCGAGGATTACTGGGGCGAAGGGGTGACCTCTCGCCGTGTCTCGGCAGCTCTGCGTGCGATCGGCGAGCGGGACGTAACCGTGACGATCAACAGCCCAGGCGGAAACTATTTCGAGGGTCTGTCGATCTACAATATCCTGCGCGAGCATAAGGGACATGTGACCGTCAAGATCGTCGGCATTGCTGCCTCGGCGGCGTCGGTTATCGCCATGGCCGGCGATACGATCAAGATCGCCCGCGCTGGCTTCCTGATGATCCATAACGCGGCTGTTCTGGACTTCGGAGATCAGCATGCCAAGCGCGAGGTGGCTGATTGGCTGGAGCCGTTTGATGCAACGGCTGCTGATATCTACCACGCCCGCACTGGCATTGAGGTTACCGAGGTTCGGGAGATGCTGAACCGCGAAACATGGATTGGTGGCAAGGACGCCGTTGATCAGGGTTTCGCGGATGATTTCCTCGACGCGGACGAGATTTCGGCCAGTGTGGTCGAGAATAGCGGGGGCGCGGCGTTGAAGGCCGAGCGCCGCCTGCGCCAGATCTTGCAAAAGCAGGGTGTTTCGAGATCCGAGGAGCGGCAGTTGCTCGCTTCTCTTAAGGGGGGCAAGTCCGGCGCTGCCCCGTCCGGCATGCAAGACGCTGCCGTTTCCCAAGCCCTGTCGGGCTTTCTTTCCACATTGAAGAGCTGA
- a CDS encoding phage portal protein, protein MKAAWRGVKAELAAGHSGWENLTDAQPLSSFGRKSKAGAVVSPETAMSLSAVWACVSRTASVIGSLPLDMYQRGDGATRVSVDHDLAGMLSESPNREQTGLEFWESMVAHTLLRGNGVAERLQVGNRLVGLRPLINADPRRDSDGDLVYDYWDRGKKYTMPASKVFHIRGFGSGDGLGLSAVRYGLQSMGAALAADEAAATFFENGMMPSGVLTSEQVLTDVQRKQLTAMLMQYAGSKKVGKIMALEAGLKYEQLQMNPEDVQLLATRRHQIEDVCRWFGTPPIVIGHSSEGQTMWGSGVEAIMLSWQTMGINPLLTRIERRIQKDLVLPGPGRRFFFEFNREAMLQMDSKSKADLLNKMVSVGILTRDEARAKLNEQARGGAADQLMAQMAMAPIENLKGNEG, encoded by the coding sequence ATGAAGGCCGCGTGGCGCGGCGTGAAAGCCGAGCTTGCCGCAGGGCACTCCGGCTGGGAAAACCTGACCGATGCGCAGCCGCTATCAAGCTTCGGTCGGAAGTCAAAAGCGGGTGCAGTCGTGTCACCGGAAACGGCGATGTCGCTTTCGGCAGTCTGGGCTTGCGTATCGCGGACAGCGTCGGTGATCGGCTCTCTGCCGCTCGACATGTATCAACGGGGCGACGGGGCCACCCGAGTTTCCGTCGACCATGATCTGGCGGGAATGCTGTCGGAAAGCCCGAACCGAGAACAGACTGGGCTCGAGTTCTGGGAATCTATGGTGGCCCATACGCTGTTGCGTGGAAATGGCGTCGCCGAGCGTTTGCAGGTCGGCAACCGCCTCGTTGGTCTGCGACCATTGATCAACGCGGACCCGCGTCGCGATAGCGATGGCGATCTGGTCTATGATTACTGGGATCGGGGAAAGAAATATACCATGCCAGCCAGCAAGGTGTTCCATATCCGTGGTTTCGGGTCTGGGGATGGTCTGGGGCTGTCCGCTGTTCGCTACGGGCTTCAATCCATGGGCGCGGCGTTGGCGGCAGATGAGGCGGCGGCGACCTTCTTCGAAAATGGGATGATGCCCTCTGGGGTTCTGACTTCCGAACAAGTCCTAACCGATGTGCAGCGAAAGCAGCTGACCGCGATGCTAATGCAATATGCAGGCTCGAAGAAGGTCGGCAAAATTATGGCTCTGGAAGCGGGGCTCAAATACGAGCAGCTTCAGATGAACCCTGAGGATGTTCAGCTCCTCGCCACTCGTCGGCACCAGATCGAAGATGTTTGCCGTTGGTTCGGCACCCCCCCGATTGTCATCGGCCATAGTTCGGAAGGGCAGACGATGTGGGGCAGCGGGGTCGAAGCGATCATGCTGTCGTGGCAGACGATGGGGATCAACCCGCTGCTGACGCGGATTGAGCGGCGTATACAGAAAGATCTGGTTTTGCCAGGTCCCGGACGCCGGTTCTTCTTCGAGTTCAATCGCGAAGCCATGTTGCAGATGGACAGCAAATCCAAGGCGGATCTGCTGAACAAGATGGTGAGCGTGGGCATTCTGACGCGTGACGAGGCCCGTGCGAAACTGAACGAGCAGGCGCGAGGCGGCGCAGCTGATCAGCTGATGGCGCAGATGGCGATGGCGCCTATCGAGAACCTGAAAGGGAATGAAGGATGA
- a CDS encoding terminase large subunit, producing the protein MSVIEPLPRFACPDWWEKIQAGEVPIADVPVNEKKAAKVLAFFNRLRLPDIPGNPPLSEACGDWFKAILVVFFASEDPETHREIVWELLCLVPKKNSKSTYVAALALTALYMEEAPNRQMLLVGPSQNISERLFSQAQSMIDLDEKLRQIFQVQDHLKTITRRKTKTALDVKTFDTSIVTGEIPVLTIIDELHELGKKAKAAKVMQQIRGGGITKVRGKVLMITTQSDEMPTGVWKSELQKARAIRDGKGGRSPILLPVLYEFPEELQRDEAYWRDQRNWSLVLPNIGLSIDEEALIDDYENNGKANPEAEQIWASQHLNIEIGVGLGGDAWSGAPHWDGAAIPGMTLDELLAQCEVCTIGVDWGGADDLAALAVIGRRTRDKAWLIWGKAWARKTVFEQRPKIADALRGFQEDGDLAVVETPEQQAAEAAEICLKVSLAGKLPEQSGIGLDVAGVALLQDALEELELVYPVVQSVGQGWKLQMAISTVALKLESRRILHADQPIMAWAVGNAKQVLKGSTYLVTKQASGAAKIDPLMAIFDAAMLMFLNPVASQKNLDDFLSNPVLVV; encoded by the coding sequence ATGTCCGTCATTGAGCCTTTGCCCCGCTTCGCCTGCCCTGACTGGTGGGAGAAAATACAAGCGGGAGAGGTTCCGATTGCAGACGTGCCTGTCAACGAGAAGAAGGCAGCCAAGGTTCTGGCATTCTTCAATAGGCTTCGGTTGCCGGACATACCTGGCAACCCGCCGCTGTCAGAGGCATGCGGCGACTGGTTCAAGGCCATCCTTGTTGTGTTCTTTGCGAGTGAGGACCCGGAGACGCACCGCGAGATCGTTTGGGAGCTTCTGTGCCTTGTGCCAAAGAAGAACTCGAAATCCACCTATGTGGCGGCATTGGCTCTGACGGCGCTCTATATGGAGGAAGCCCCAAACCGGCAGATGTTGTTGGTTGGCCCCAGCCAGAATATCTCTGAGCGCCTGTTCTCGCAGGCACAATCAATGATCGATCTCGACGAGAAACTTCGGCAGATCTTTCAAGTGCAAGATCATCTTAAGACGATCACGCGCCGGAAAACCAAAACTGCGCTGGATGTGAAGACCTTCGATACATCGATCGTTACAGGTGAGATCCCTGTCCTGACGATCATTGATGAGCTTCACGAGCTGGGGAAAAAGGCCAAGGCTGCGAAAGTGATGCAGCAGATCAGGGGGGGTGGCATCACCAAGGTGCGTGGCAAGGTGCTCATGATCACCACCCAGTCTGATGAAATGCCGACCGGCGTCTGGAAATCTGAGCTTCAAAAAGCCCGTGCTATCCGTGACGGAAAGGGCGGAAGGTCTCCGATCCTTCTGCCGGTGCTCTATGAGTTCCCCGAAGAACTCCAACGCGATGAGGCCTACTGGCGCGATCAACGCAATTGGAGTTTGGTTCTGCCAAATATCGGCCTCTCGATCGATGAAGAAGCCCTCATCGATGATTACGAAAACAACGGGAAGGCAAATCCGGAAGCTGAGCAGATCTGGGCGAGCCAGCATCTCAATATCGAGATTGGCGTAGGACTTGGCGGGGATGCGTGGTCCGGAGCTCCCCATTGGGACGGTGCTGCTATTCCCGGCATGACGCTCGATGAGCTGCTCGCGCAGTGTGAGGTTTGCACGATAGGTGTGGACTGGGGCGGCGCCGATGACCTCGCGGCCTTGGCGGTGATCGGGCGGAGAACTCGTGACAAAGCGTGGCTGATCTGGGGCAAAGCATGGGCCAGAAAGACTGTGTTTGAACAGCGCCCGAAGATTGCAGATGCACTGCGAGGTTTCCAGGAGGACGGAGATCTTGCTGTCGTGGAGACACCAGAGCAGCAGGCGGCAGAAGCTGCTGAGATTTGCCTGAAGGTCAGCCTTGCAGGGAAACTTCCCGAACAGAGCGGCATCGGCCTAGACGTGGCAGGGGTTGCCCTGTTGCAGGATGCTCTGGAGGAGCTGGAGCTTGTCTATCCTGTGGTGCAATCTGTTGGGCAGGGCTGGAAGCTGCAGATGGCGATTTCGACAGTCGCGCTTAAGCTGGAGTCTCGGCGCATTCTGCACGCTGATCAGCCTATAATGGCGTGGGCAGTTGGTAACGCCAAACAGGTGCTAAAGGGCAGCACATATCTGGTCACAAAGCAGGCATCTGGCGCGGCTAAAATCGATCCTCTGATGGCTATATTCGACGCAGCAATGCTGATGTTTCTGAACCCTGTGGCATCCCAGAAGAACTTGGATGACTTTCTCTCTAACCCGGTGCTGGTGGTATGA
- a CDS encoding HNH endonuclease signature motif containing protein yields the protein MRQRVEPSWRKWYKTRRWQKLRWSVLVRDLFTCQRCGKIEADTSQLVADHKRAHRGDEALFWEDGNLQCLCKQCHDRDKQREEKRGW from the coding sequence ATGCGGCAGCGGGTCGAGCCCAGTTGGCGCAAATGGTACAAGACGCGGCGCTGGCAGAAGCTGCGGTGGTCGGTGCTGGTGCGGGATCTCTTCACCTGCCAGCGTTGCGGGAAGATTGAGGCGGACACGAGCCAGTTGGTCGCTGACCATAAGCGGGCGCATCGCGGTGATGAAGCCCTCTTCTGGGAAGATGGCAACCTGCAATGCCTGTGCAAGCAATGTCACGATAGGGACAAGCAACGGGAAGAGAAGCGGGGCTGGTGA
- a CDS encoding DUF1937 family protein — MTSTFENWAALSRSAKPLDWSGPIVFGVGPADVVGHAGGKPVYVASTLRLCLCEVPEYMVLVAARACAELSRMGVLPISPVILGAAMLEVDMHLKINEPVGWAKQVAGLRNAAGAIWVPACPGWASCPQIWADVQWAASHGVPVMVEAKGVM; from the coding sequence TTGACCTCTACATTTGAAAACTGGGCCGCGCTGTCGCGTTCGGCTAAGCCGCTGGATTGGTCCGGCCCGATTGTGTTCGGGGTTGGCCCGGCGGATGTTGTGGGCCATGCGGGCGGGAAACCTGTTTATGTGGCCTCGACGCTCCGGCTGTGTCTGTGCGAAGTGCCAGAATATATGGTGCTGGTTGCAGCGCGGGCCTGTGCCGAGCTTTCGCGCATGGGCGTCTTGCCGATCTCGCCTGTGATCCTCGGGGCGGCGATGCTCGAGGTCGATATGCATCTGAAAATCAATGAGCCGGTCGGTTGGGCCAAGCAGGTCGCGGGTCTCCGCAATGCGGCCGGCGCGATCTGGGTGCCTGCCTGCCCTGGCTGGGCGAGTTGCCCGCAAATCTGGGCCGATGTGCAATGGGCTGCCTCGCATGGGGTGCCCGTTATGGTCGAAGCGAAAGGGGTGATGTGA
- a CDS encoding S24 family peptidase, whose translation MHEDPFAAGLRAYFDQHPDVYPATVSAAAGLNKSAIRKIISGEVKSPRRANAESIALQLGLSVERIIAQDFSDSAKSISIVGEVGAGAHVDLFDEVENGSHREEIGVPENLKDEEIAAVRVVGDSMEPVYSEGDILFFTRQTHEGVPVEAINRKCIVATPDGKAWVKHLKYGSEEGKFHLTSINPTGENRHNTDVLWATPVRLHLPAEFVKRQR comes from the coding sequence ATGCATGAAGATCCATTCGCGGCAGGGCTCCGCGCATATTTTGATCAGCACCCGGACGTGTATCCGGCCACGGTCAGCGCCGCAGCTGGACTGAATAAGTCCGCCATTCGAAAAATCATCAGCGGAGAGGTAAAGTCCCCTCGACGCGCGAATGCGGAAAGCATCGCTTTACAGCTTGGCCTCTCCGTCGAGCGCATCATCGCTCAGGATTTCTCCGATAGCGCCAAGAGCATCAGTATTGTGGGTGAGGTCGGTGCAGGGGCGCACGTCGACCTTTTTGACGAGGTTGAAAACGGTAGCCATAGAGAAGAGATCGGCGTACCCGAAAACCTCAAAGATGAAGAGATCGCCGCTGTGCGCGTCGTCGGGGACAGCATGGAGCCGGTCTATTCGGAGGGCGACATTCTGTTCTTCACGCGGCAGACCCATGAAGGCGTGCCAGTCGAGGCCATCAACCGCAAATGCATCGTGGCCACGCCCGATGGCAAGGCGTGGGTAAAGCACCTAAAATACGGCTCTGAGGAAGGCAAGTTCCACCTCACCTCGATCAACCCCACCGGCGAGAACCGGCATAATACCGACGTGCTCTGGGCAACGCCTGTTCGGCTCCACCTACCCGCAGAGTTCGTGAAAAGACAACGCTGA
- a CDS encoding DUF2312 domain-containing protein, which translates to MKANADFKVAEDKAYQVTGDELRQFIEQFESLEAEKKDIAEQQKAVMAEAKARGYDTKIIKKIIALRKRDKNDIAEEEARLDIYKQTLGMD; encoded by the coding sequence ATGAAAGCCAATGCCGATTTCAAGGTGGCCGAAGACAAGGCCTATCAGGTGACCGGCGACGAGCTGCGTCAGTTCATCGAGCAGTTCGAAAGCCTCGAGGCCGAGAAGAAGGACATCGCCGAACAGCAGAAGGCCGTGATGGCCGAGGCCAAGGCCCGTGGCTACGACACCAAGATCATCAAGAAGATCATCGCCCTGCGCAAGCGCGACAAGAACGACATCGCCGAGGAAGAGGCCAGACTGGACATCTACAAGCAGACCCTCGGGATGGACTGA
- a CDS encoding tyrosine-type recombinase/integrase: MKRDLPAYIYNKKGVLYFQRRGLPTVRVEHAPGTKEFALEYARLLNGPEAPVIRGRTFDDLCRSYERSPRYRKLAERTRRDYDKVIAWVRDKLGALPVEGYRRKDAIRARDANADTVRFANYTVQVTRILFEHAIDLGWRDDNPVKGVSLLKSETKPREAWPTPMVEKFRKAAPPRARLIFELCLQTGQRIGDVLKMRWDDIEDGGIKVSQGKTGVRLWIPMTQNLRSVLDRTPRIGLTICAWGDHGRPLKYRTAHEAVIAVRREIGAEDYDLHGLRYTACAELGALGLDDDMIMAVSGHTTKAMVAKYAGPARQKARAKIAQSMRDKSDI; this comes from the coding sequence ATGAAACGCGATCTACCGGCCTACATCTACAACAAGAAGGGCGTCCTGTATTTCCAGCGCCGCGGCTTGCCGACCGTCAGAGTGGAGCATGCCCCGGGCACGAAGGAATTTGCGCTCGAATATGCTCGGCTACTGAATGGCCCCGAGGCCCCGGTGATCCGGGGTCGGACCTTCGATGATCTTTGCCGGTCTTACGAGCGAAGCCCGCGCTACCGGAAGCTGGCCGAGCGAACCCGTCGTGATTACGACAAGGTCATAGCTTGGGTCCGCGACAAGCTCGGCGCCCTGCCCGTCGAGGGCTATCGCCGGAAAGATGCGATCAGGGCGCGCGATGCCAACGCCGATACCGTCCGCTTTGCCAACTACACGGTGCAGGTGACCCGGATCCTTTTCGAGCATGCGATCGATCTTGGCTGGCGTGACGACAATCCGGTCAAAGGGGTCTCGCTCCTGAAATCGGAGACCAAACCGCGCGAAGCATGGCCCACTCCAATGGTCGAGAAATTCAGGAAAGCCGCACCGCCGAGAGCGCGCCTGATCTTCGAGCTATGCCTGCAGACCGGCCAGCGGATCGGTGACGTTCTCAAAATGCGCTGGGATGACATCGAGGATGGGGGGATCAAGGTCAGCCAGGGGAAGACCGGCGTCAGGCTCTGGATCCCCATGACGCAGAACCTGCGCAGCGTTCTGGATAGGACGCCGAGAATCGGCCTGACGATCTGCGCATGGGGTGATCATGGGAGGCCGCTCAAATACCGGACGGCGCATGAGGCCGTGATCGCCGTGCGTCGGGAAATCGGGGCCGAGGATTACGACCTTCACGGTCTGCGCTATACGGCTTGCGCCGAACTCGGGGCGCTCGGCCTTGACGACGATATGATCATGGCTGTTTCGGGCCATACGACCAAAGCAATGGTCGCAAAATATGCAGGCCCCGCCCGGCAGAAAGCGCGCGCAAAAATCGCGCAATCCATGCGCGACAAGAGCGATATTTGA
- a CDS encoding YqaA family protein, whose amino-acid sequence MIRRLYDWMIAIAGHRHALWALAAVAFLESSIFPIPPDVLMIPMIIAAPTKAFRIALVATIASVTGGLAGYGIGYGLMDSIGQPVLEFYGKADKFDELAAGFNEYGVWAVIIAGVTPFPFKVITIFSGVTHLSLPLFVASSIFARALRFFIVAGLLWKFGEPVRTFIEKRLGLVFTVFVVLLIGGLYLVKYL is encoded by the coding sequence ATGATCCGTCGTCTCTATGACTGGATGATCGCGATAGCGGGACATCGCCATGCGCTTTGGGCGCTGGCCGCGGTGGCATTCCTCGAAAGCTCGATCTTCCCGATTCCGCCTGACGTGCTGATGATCCCGATGATCATCGCCGCCCCTACCAAAGCCTTCCGGATCGCGCTGGTGGCCACGATCGCCTCGGTGACGGGCGGGCTGGCGGGCTACGGCATCGGTTACGGGCTGATGGACAGTATCGGACAGCCCGTGCTCGAATTCTATGGCAAAGCCGATAAGTTCGACGAGCTGGCCGCGGGTTTCAATGAATACGGTGTCTGGGCGGTGATCATCGCGGGCGTGACCCCTTTCCCGTTCAAGGTCATCACGATCTTCTCGGGTGTCACCCATCTGTCGCTGCCGCTCTTCGTCGCCTCGTCGATCTTCGCCCGCGCGCTGCGCTTCTTCATCGTGGCGGGGCTGTTGTGGAAATTCGGTGAGCCGGTGCGCACCTTCATCGAAAAGCGCCTCGGCCTTGTCTTTACTGTCTTTGTCGTCCTGCTGATTGGCGGGCTCTATCTGGTGAAATATCTATGA
- a CDS encoding disulfide bond formation protein B, producing the protein MTHSRLSILFASLGSAALLAGAFLFQASGFAPCHLCLLQRWPHAAAIVIGIAILALRLPRQFAWLGAVAALATAGIGAYHSLVERHIIQGPTSCTSSGVSGSVDDLMAQINSAPLIQCDQISWEMFGVTMANLNVILSLVLCLFWIRGALGAKR; encoded by the coding sequence ATGACCCATTCCCGCCTCTCCATCCTCTTCGCTTCGCTTGGCTCGGCCGCCCTTCTCGCCGGAGCGTTCCTCTTTCAGGCTTCTGGCTTTGCGCCCTGCCATCTGTGTCTGCTGCAGCGCTGGCCCCATGCCGCGGCCATCGTCATAGGGATCGCCATCCTCGCGCTGCGCCTGCCGCGCCAGTTCGCGTGGCTGGGCGCAGTTGCCGCGCTGGCGACCGCAGGCATCGGCGCCTATCACTCACTGGTCGAGCGGCACATTATCCAAGGCCCTACCAGCTGCACCTCGAGCGGCGTCTCGGGTTCGGTCGATGATCTCATGGCGCAGATCAACTCCGCCCCGCTGATCCAGTGCGACCAGATCTCCTGGGAGATGTTCGGCGTGACCATGGCCAATCTGAACGTGATCCTCTCGCTCGTTCTGTGCCTCTTCTGGATTCGCGGTGCACTGGGCGCGAAACGCTGA